One Columba livia isolate bColLiv1 breed racing homer chromosome 29, bColLiv1.pat.W.v2, whole genome shotgun sequence genomic window, AGCAAGAAGGCGGCGAAGCACAAAGCGGCGGAGGTGGCGCTGAAGCTGCTGAAAGGGGGGGACATGCtggacccccccagccccgagGAGCCCAGGTTGGGGGGGGACAGGGCCCCCTGGGGTTCTGGGGGGGTCACGGTGGGGTTTGGGGAGGCTGGGGGgactttggggtgctgggtggggcgCACAGGTGGTTGGGGTacccctggggtgctgggtaCCCCAGTGGGTTTGGGGGTACACAGGGTGAGTGGGGGTGCCAGGGGCCCCCCCAAGAGATTTTGGGGGAGTTGGGGAGCTCAAttgggtttgggggtgtccaggggggttcaCAGGCAGGTCTGGGGGAGTTTAGGGGTGTCTTAGGGGAGCCAAGAGAATTGGGGGTGcctggggggggggtgggaatACCAGGCGGTCCTGAAGAAACTGGGGGTTGCCGGTAGGatctggggggctgggggtgctgggggggggctgggggtgggtttgggggggccCATCCAGGGTGTTAACGTCTCCCCTTTTCTCCCCAAGCTCTCCTttccccccagagcccccagctGAGCCtggcccccccgccgcccccccagCACCTGCTGCACCCCCCCCCTCGCCCAGGTAACAGCGTGGGGGgcacccacccccccaaaacccccagcaccccatttTACCTCTTTATCTCCCCAACACAGGGGGCTCTGGCATTGGGGGGTGCTCAGAGCCGCCCCCCCTCACACTgtgtccctttgtccccccaAACCAGGGGCACCCCCCTGGACATGAAGCcgcccgtgtcccccccccagtCGGAGTGTAACCCCGTGGGAGCTCTGCAGGTGGGTGACACCACGGGCTGGGACAAGAGGGGACACGcgtgtccccccccagccccgttTTGGGGGTGACAGGGCAGTTTTGGGGCTTGACATCCCCATTGAGGGGGGGCAGGTCCCTTTGGGGGTGACCTGACCCATTTGTGGGGGGTGGGGACATTTGGGGGCTGCGTGTCTCCAGCTGGGGGGACTTGTGCTCCTTCTGGGGACATTTTCCCTGTTTTGGGGACAATTGTCGCCATTTAGGGGACAGTTCTCTCTGGTTTGGGGACAGTTATCCCCGTTTTGGGATGGTTATCCCTATTTTGGGATGGTTATCCCCATTTTGGGGACATTTATCCCCATTTTGGTGACATCCCCATTTTGCGGCCACTTATGCCCCACCCCAGGGGGGCTAATGGGGGGCACTAGGACCCTGGGGGTGTCCCTGAGGGCCAATGGGGGGCACTAGGACCCTGGGGTGCCCTGAGATGTTAATAGGGGACACTGGGACCCTGGGGGTGTCCCTGAGATGGTtaatgggggacacagggacactggAGGTGTCCCTGAGCGTTAATGGGGGACACTAGGaccctggggtgtccctggctaCAGCCACCCCTACTTTAGTGACCGTTCTCCCCATTTTGCGCCCAGCATCCCCATTTTCACGGCCATCCCTCCCCATTTCAAGACAAGCGCCTCCTTTTTGGGGCCAGTTCTCCCCATTTCGGGccgtccccctgtccctgtccccccctaATTCTCGTGTCCCCCCCCAGGAGCTGGTGGTGCAGAAGGGCTGGCGCCTGCCCGAGTACACGGTGACGCAGGAGTCGGGGCCGGCGCATCGCAAGGAATTCACCATGACCTGTCGCGTCGAGCGCTTCGTGGAGATCGGTACGGGGACAAaagggacacgggggacacctggggacatgggagagGGTTCCAGGCTCACCCCggtgtcccttgtcccctcccCGCAGGCAGCGGCACCTCCAAGAAGCTGGCGAAGCGCGACGCGGCCGCCAAGATGCTGGTGCGGATCCACAACGTCCCCATGGAGCCGCGGGACGGCAGCGAGGCCGAGGGGGACGAGGAGCAGTTCTGCATGGTACCGCCCGGGTGGgggcacatggggacaccgggggtgtccccaaggggctAACGGGGGACACAAGGACCCTGGGGGTGTCCCCGAGGGGTTAATAGGGGACACAGGCACCCCAGGGTCACCCTAAGGGGTTAACAGGGGGCACATGGGGACCCTGAGGTGTCCCTGAGGAGTTAATAGGGGACACTAGGACCCTGGGGGTGTCTCTAAGGGGTCAGTGGGTGACACCAGGACCTCGGGGGTGTCCCCGAGGGGTTAATAGGGGACAGGGGCACCCGGGGGTCACGCCAAGGGGTTAACAGGGGACATAGGCACCCTGAAGTCACCCCAAGAGGTTAatgggagggacatggggaccctgGGGGTGTCCCCGAGTGGTTAGTAGGGGACATGGGCACTCTGGGGTCACCCCAAGGGGTTAACAGGGGACAAAGGCATGCCAAGAGGTTAagcagggggacatggggaccctgggggtgtccccaaggagTTAATGGGGGACACTAGGACCCTGAGGGTGTCCATGAGAGGTtaatgggggacactgggggtgtcCCTGAGTGGTTAACGGGGGACACGGGCACCTTGGGGTCACCCCAAGGGGTTAACGGGGGACACATGGCCACCTCGAGGTCCCTCAGGTGTCCCTGCACGGGACTCAGGAGGGTCCCTGAGCCCCCATGTCGTTTGGGTGTCCCCGCATGAgcccccatgtcacccccctgcgtgtccccacgtcccctgtccccccgcAGGCAGGACCGCGGCTGGAGGGGCTGCGTGGCCGCCCCCCCCCGGGCTGTACCTGGGACTCCCTGCGCAACTCGGctggggagaagctgctgcagctgcggAGCCGCCCCCTGGCCCCCCCCGCGGCGGGGGTGGGCGCCTGCGCCCTCCTGCAGGAGCTCTCGGAGGAGCAGAGCTTCGCCATCAGCTACCTCGACATCGGTGAGAGACCCCGGCCCCACCCCAGGGGGGTTAATGGGGGGCACTAGGACCCTGGGGGTGTCCCTGAGGGCTAATGGGGGACACTAGGACCCTGGGGGTGTCCCTGAGGGCTAATGGGGGGCACTAGGACCCTGGGGTGCCCTGAGATGTTAATAGGGGACACTGGGACCCTGGGGGTGTCCCTGAGATGGTtaatgggggacacagggacactggAGGTGTCCCTGAGGGTTAATGGGGGACACTAGGaccctggggtgtccctgagATGTtaatgggggacactgggacccTGGGGGTGTCCCTAAGGGGTTAATGTGGGACACTGGAGGTGTCCCTGAGATATTAATGAGGGACACTAGGACCCTGGGGTGTTCCTAATGGGTTAATGGGGGACACCGGGACCCTGGGGGTGTCCCTAAGGGGCTAATGGGGGACACCAAGGTTGTCCCTAAGGGGTTAACAGGGGACATGGGCACTCTGGGGTCACCCCAACGGGTTAACAGGGGACACGGGCACCCCGAGGTCACCCCAAGAGGTTAATAGAGGGGACATGGGAaccctgggggtgtccccaaggggctAATGGGGGACATGGGCACTCTGGGGTCACCTCTAGAGGCTTATGGGGGGACACTAGGaccctggggtgtccctgagATGTTAATGGGGGACATGGACACACCAGGATTGTCCCTAAGGGGGTAttaggggacactggggggttACACCTGCTTTGGGGGGGTTGACGTGAcgtgtcccttgtccccccTGCAGACGCGCTGAGCCTCAGCGGGCTGCACCAGTGCCTGGTGGAGCTGTCGACACAACCGGCCACCGTGTGCCACGGCTCCGGCGCCTCCCGCGACGGCGCCCGCTCGCAGGCCGCCCGCAACGCCCTCCAGTACCTGCGCATCATGGCGGGGGGCAAGTGAGACCCCCCGGCACCCCCCGACACCCCCCGTGCCCACCGACAC contains:
- the TARBP2 gene encoding RISC-loading complex subunit TARBP2 isoform X4; the protein is MSEEGAGGGARRSGGFPSPVPSLAQMLAASPGKTPISLLQEYGTRVGKTPGYDLLKAEGQAHQPNFTFRVTVGDISCTGQGPSKKAAKHKAAEVALKLLKGGDMLDPPSPEEPRGTPLDMKPPVSPPQSECNPVGALQELVVQKGWRLPEYTVTQESGPAHRKEFTMTCRVERFVEIGSGTSKKLAKRDAAAKMLVRIHNVPMEPRDGSEAEGDEEQFCMAGPRLEGLRGRPPPGCTWDSLRNSAGEKLLQLRSRPLAPPAAGVGACALLQELSEEQSFAISYLDIDALSLSGLHQCLVELSTQPATVCHGSGASRDGARSQAARNALQYLRIMAGGK
- the TARBP2 gene encoding RISC-loading complex subunit TARBP2 isoform X1; translation: MSEEGAGGGARRSGGFPSPVPSLAQMLAASPGKTPISLLQEYGTRVGKTPGYDLLKAEGQAHQPNFTFRVTVGDISCTGQGPSKKAAKHKAAEVALKLLKGGDMLDPPSPEEPSSPFPPEPPAEPGPPAAPPAPAAPPPSPRGTPLDMKPPVSPPQSECNPVGALQELVVQKGWRLPEYTVTQESGPAHRKEFTMTCRVERFVEIGSGTSKKLAKRDAAAKMLVRIHNVPMEPRDGSEAEGDEEQFCMAGPRLEGLRGRPPPGCTWDSLRNSAGEKLLQLRSRPLAPPAAGVGACALLQELSEEQSFAISYLDIDALSLSGLHQCLVELSTQPATVCHGSGASRDGARSQAARNALQYLRIMAGGK
- the TARBP2 gene encoding RISC-loading complex subunit TARBP2 isoform X2, producing MSEEGAGGGARRSGGFPSLAQMLAASPGKTPISLLQEYGTRVGKTPGYDLLKAEGQAHQPNFTFRVTVGDISCTGQGPSKKAAKHKAAEVALKLLKGGDMLDPPSPEEPSSPFPPEPPAEPGPPAAPPAPAAPPPSPRGTPLDMKPPVSPPQSECNPVGALQELVVQKGWRLPEYTVTQESGPAHRKEFTMTCRVERFVEIGSGTSKKLAKRDAAAKMLVRIHNVPMEPRDGSEAEGDEEQFCMAGPRLEGLRGRPPPGCTWDSLRNSAGEKLLQLRSRPLAPPAAGVGACALLQELSEEQSFAISYLDIDALSLSGLHQCLVELSTQPATVCHGSGASRDGARSQAARNALQYLRIMAGGK
- the TARBP2 gene encoding RISC-loading complex subunit TARBP2 isoform X3, whose protein sequence is MLAASPGKTPISLLQEYGTRVGKTPGYDLLKAEGQAHQPNFTFRVTVGDISCTGQGPSKKAAKHKAAEVALKLLKGGDMLDPPSPEEPSSPFPPEPPAEPGPPAAPPAPAAPPPSPRGTPLDMKPPVSPPQSECNPVGALQELVVQKGWRLPEYTVTQESGPAHRKEFTMTCRVERFVEIGSGTSKKLAKRDAAAKMLVRIHNVPMEPRDGSEAEGDEEQFCMAGPRLEGLRGRPPPGCTWDSLRNSAGEKLLQLRSRPLAPPAAGVGACALLQELSEEQSFAISYLDIDALSLSGLHQCLVELSTQPATVCHGSGASRDGARSQAARNALQYLRIMAGGK